In Musa acuminata AAA Group cultivar baxijiao chromosome BXJ2-8, Cavendish_Baxijiao_AAA, whole genome shotgun sequence, one genomic interval encodes:
- the LOC135619168 gene encoding RAN GTPase-activating protein 1-like isoform X1: MRIWLLSSDFDMDGSQEFDPHPFTIKLWPPSSSTRMMLVENMTQNLSSESIFSRKYGLLSKEEAHENAKRIEDECFVAASKHFEKEPDGVGSSAVQFYAKQTSKLMLEVLKKGPKPKDGEMAAVDRPVKSGEVVFDISGGTRAFIDAEEARKLLSPLTEQGNSFRKICLSNRSFGIDAAHVAGPILASLKEQLTEVNLSDFIAGRPEEEALEVMRIFSSALEGSVLRYLNLSDNALGEKGVRAFEALLRSQKSLEELYLMNDGISEEAAKAVCELIPSTDKLKILHFHNNMTGDEGAIAISEVLKRSPLLEDFRCSSTRVGSVGGIELAKALETCTRLKTIDLRDNIFGVDAGIALSQTLEKLVHVKEIYLSYLNLEDEGAIAIANALKQSAPSLEGLDITGNDITPKAAPALAGCVAIKKSLRMLILSENELKDQGAVLIGKALEEGHTQLRELDLSTNLIQRVGARCLAQAVSNKPDFKLLNINGNAISDEGIDEVKEILKNGKNSVDVLGPLDENDVEGEGEEDEDEGEREGATEEGECELESGLQHLKVEQG; this comes from the exons ATGCGTATCTGGTTATT AAGTTCGGATTTCGATATGGATGGTTCTCAAGAATTTGATCCTCATCCATTCACGATCAAATTATGGCCGCCCAGTTCAAGCACAAGAATGATGCTTGTGGAAAATATGACCCAGAATCTCTCCTCGGAATCGATCTTCTCCAGGAAGTACGGCCTGTTGAGCAAAGAAGAGGCTCATGAGAATGCTAAGCGAATCGAGGATGAATGCTTTGTTGCTGCCAGTAAACATTTTGAAAAAGAGCCTGATGGTGTTGGAAGTTCTGCAGTTCAATTCTATGCTAAACAAACCAGCAAGCTGATGTTGGAAGTGCTTAAAAAAGGCCCTAAGCCCAAAGATGGTGAAATGGCAGCGGTTGATAGACCTGTTAAATCTGGTGAAGTTGTGTTTGATATTTCAGGGGGTACTAGGGCATTTATTGATGCTGAGGAGGCCAGAAAACTTCTTAGCCCACTAACTGAGCAAGGAAACTCATTCAGAAAGATATGCCTCAGCAACAGAAGCTTCGGTATcgatgcagctcatgttgcagggCCTATTCTGGCCTCTCTCAAGGAGCAGCTGACTGAAGTAAATCTATCAGATTTTATCGCAGGAAGACCAGAGGAAGAAGCTCTTGAAGTGATGAGGATATTTTCATCAGCCTTGGAAGGCAGTGTTCTCAGATATCTGAACCTGTCCGACAATGCCCTAGGTGAGAAGGGTGTCCGGGCATTCGAGGCACTTTTAAGATCACAGAAGAGCTTAGAGGAGCTTTACTTAATGAATGATGGAATATCTGAGGAGGCTGCCAAAGCTGTGTGTGAGTTAATTCCATCGACTGACAAGCTTAAGATCCTGCATTTCCATAACAATATGACAGGAGATGAGGGTGCTATTGCTATTTCTGAGGTCCTCAAACGTTCTCCTCTGCTGGAGGACTTCAGATGCTCATCGACCAGGGTGGGCTCTGTGGGTGGAATTGAGTTGGCCAAGGCATTGGAGACCTGCACTCGTTTGAAGACGATTGATCTCCGTGATAATATATTTGGTGTTGATGCTGGGATAGCCCTGAGCCAGACACTTGAAAAGCTTGTTCACGTTAAAGAAATCTACCTTAGCTACCTAAATCTAGAAGATGAGGGGGCCATTGCCATCGCTAATGCCCTGAAACAATCTGCTCCTTCTCTAGAAGGCTTGGACATTACTGGAAATGATATCACACCAAAAGCTGCCCCTGCACTGGCAGGGTGTGTTGCCATCAAGAAGTCACTCAGGATGCTGATCTTGTCTGAGAATGAGCTGAAGGATCAGGGTGCTGTTCTCATTGGCAAAGCATTGGAAGAGGGTCATACACAGCTCAGAGAACTTGATCTGAGCACCAACCTGATACAGAGGGTAGGAGCAAGATGCTTGGCTCAGGCAGTGTCAAACAAGCCTGATTTCAAGCTGCTAAACATAAATGGCAATGCCATTTCCGATGAAGGCATCGATGAGGTGAAGGAAATACTAAAGAATGGCAAGAATTCTGTGGACGTGCTTGGACCATTGGATGAGAATGATGTCGAAGGGGAAGGTGAAGAGGACGAAGACGAAGGAGAGAGAGAAGGTGCTACCGAAGAGGGAGAATGTGAATTGGAGTCGGGACTTCAGCATCTCAAAGTTGAGCAGGGCTAG
- the LOC135619168 gene encoding RAN GTPase-activating protein 1-like isoform X2, with protein sequence MDGSQEFDPHPFTIKLWPPSSSTRMMLVENMTQNLSSESIFSRKYGLLSKEEAHENAKRIEDECFVAASKHFEKEPDGVGSSAVQFYAKQTSKLMLEVLKKGPKPKDGEMAAVDRPVKSGEVVFDISGGTRAFIDAEEARKLLSPLTEQGNSFRKICLSNRSFGIDAAHVAGPILASLKEQLTEVNLSDFIAGRPEEEALEVMRIFSSALEGSVLRYLNLSDNALGEKGVRAFEALLRSQKSLEELYLMNDGISEEAAKAVCELIPSTDKLKILHFHNNMTGDEGAIAISEVLKRSPLLEDFRCSSTRVGSVGGIELAKALETCTRLKTIDLRDNIFGVDAGIALSQTLEKLVHVKEIYLSYLNLEDEGAIAIANALKQSAPSLEGLDITGNDITPKAAPALAGCVAIKKSLRMLILSENELKDQGAVLIGKALEEGHTQLRELDLSTNLIQRVGARCLAQAVSNKPDFKLLNINGNAISDEGIDEVKEILKNGKNSVDVLGPLDENDVEGEGEEDEDEGEREGATEEGECELESGLQHLKVEQG encoded by the coding sequence ATGGATGGTTCTCAAGAATTTGATCCTCATCCATTCACGATCAAATTATGGCCGCCCAGTTCAAGCACAAGAATGATGCTTGTGGAAAATATGACCCAGAATCTCTCCTCGGAATCGATCTTCTCCAGGAAGTACGGCCTGTTGAGCAAAGAAGAGGCTCATGAGAATGCTAAGCGAATCGAGGATGAATGCTTTGTTGCTGCCAGTAAACATTTTGAAAAAGAGCCTGATGGTGTTGGAAGTTCTGCAGTTCAATTCTATGCTAAACAAACCAGCAAGCTGATGTTGGAAGTGCTTAAAAAAGGCCCTAAGCCCAAAGATGGTGAAATGGCAGCGGTTGATAGACCTGTTAAATCTGGTGAAGTTGTGTTTGATATTTCAGGGGGTACTAGGGCATTTATTGATGCTGAGGAGGCCAGAAAACTTCTTAGCCCACTAACTGAGCAAGGAAACTCATTCAGAAAGATATGCCTCAGCAACAGAAGCTTCGGTATcgatgcagctcatgttgcagggCCTATTCTGGCCTCTCTCAAGGAGCAGCTGACTGAAGTAAATCTATCAGATTTTATCGCAGGAAGACCAGAGGAAGAAGCTCTTGAAGTGATGAGGATATTTTCATCAGCCTTGGAAGGCAGTGTTCTCAGATATCTGAACCTGTCCGACAATGCCCTAGGTGAGAAGGGTGTCCGGGCATTCGAGGCACTTTTAAGATCACAGAAGAGCTTAGAGGAGCTTTACTTAATGAATGATGGAATATCTGAGGAGGCTGCCAAAGCTGTGTGTGAGTTAATTCCATCGACTGACAAGCTTAAGATCCTGCATTTCCATAACAATATGACAGGAGATGAGGGTGCTATTGCTATTTCTGAGGTCCTCAAACGTTCTCCTCTGCTGGAGGACTTCAGATGCTCATCGACCAGGGTGGGCTCTGTGGGTGGAATTGAGTTGGCCAAGGCATTGGAGACCTGCACTCGTTTGAAGACGATTGATCTCCGTGATAATATATTTGGTGTTGATGCTGGGATAGCCCTGAGCCAGACACTTGAAAAGCTTGTTCACGTTAAAGAAATCTACCTTAGCTACCTAAATCTAGAAGATGAGGGGGCCATTGCCATCGCTAATGCCCTGAAACAATCTGCTCCTTCTCTAGAAGGCTTGGACATTACTGGAAATGATATCACACCAAAAGCTGCCCCTGCACTGGCAGGGTGTGTTGCCATCAAGAAGTCACTCAGGATGCTGATCTTGTCTGAGAATGAGCTGAAGGATCAGGGTGCTGTTCTCATTGGCAAAGCATTGGAAGAGGGTCATACACAGCTCAGAGAACTTGATCTGAGCACCAACCTGATACAGAGGGTAGGAGCAAGATGCTTGGCTCAGGCAGTGTCAAACAAGCCTGATTTCAAGCTGCTAAACATAAATGGCAATGCCATTTCCGATGAAGGCATCGATGAGGTGAAGGAAATACTAAAGAATGGCAAGAATTCTGTGGACGTGCTTGGACCATTGGATGAGAATGATGTCGAAGGGGAAGGTGAAGAGGACGAAGACGAAGGAGAGAGAGAAGGTGCTACCGAAGAGGGAGAATGTGAATTGGAGTCGGGACTTCAGCATCTCAAAGTTGAGCAGGGCTAG
- the LOC103994468 gene encoding uncharacterized protein LOC103994468 isoform X1, producing the protein MSKKSRTTVMDKVGNVVVDIESLTQPSDNCSGSPKVTKALSRKGSCRMDRRNGEEQEADEATKKLVVKVLYSQSEQLKQQPITNKSHVGLPAVANVSNLSDAGDGRTRKLNRFTAINPKKILLLFASMSSMGTIILIYFTLAIYLRGA; encoded by the exons ATGAGTAAAAAG AGCCGAACTACAGTTATGGATAAAGTGGGAAATGTGGTTGTAGATATTGAGAGCCTAACTCAACCATCAGACAATTGCTCTGGAAGTCCAAAAGTGACA AAAGCTCTATCTCGTAAAGGTTCATGCAGAATGGACAGGCGAAATGGTGAGGAGCAAGAGGCAGATGAGGCCACCAAAAAGCTTGTGGTTAAAG TACTCTATTCCCAATCCGAACAGTTGAAGCAACAACCGATTACCAACAAGTCTCATGTAGGACTTCCAGCTGTGGCAAATGTCTCTAATCTCTCAGATGCTGGAGATGGAAGGACTAGGAAGTTAAATCGCTTCACAGCCATCAACCCAAAAAAGATACTTCTCCTCTTTGCATCAAT GTCTAGCATGGGTACAATCATTCTCATATATTTCACACTTGCTATCTACCTGAGAGGAGCTTAA
- the LOC103994468 gene encoding uncharacterized protein LOC103994468 isoform X2, which translates to MDKVGNVVVDIESLTQPSDNCSGSPKVTKALSRKGSCRMDRRNGEEQEADEATKKLVVKVLYSQSEQLKQQPITNKSHVGLPAVANVSNLSDAGDGRTRKLNRFTAINPKKILLLFASMSSMGTIILIYFTLAIYLRGA; encoded by the exons ATGGATAAAGTGGGAAATGTGGTTGTAGATATTGAGAGCCTAACTCAACCATCAGACAATTGCTCTGGAAGTCCAAAAGTGACA AAAGCTCTATCTCGTAAAGGTTCATGCAGAATGGACAGGCGAAATGGTGAGGAGCAAGAGGCAGATGAGGCCACCAAAAAGCTTGTGGTTAAAG TACTCTATTCCCAATCCGAACAGTTGAAGCAACAACCGATTACCAACAAGTCTCATGTAGGACTTCCAGCTGTGGCAAATGTCTCTAATCTCTCAGATGCTGGAGATGGAAGGACTAGGAAGTTAAATCGCTTCACAGCCATCAACCCAAAAAAGATACTTCTCCTCTTTGCATCAAT GTCTAGCATGGGTACAATCATTCTCATATATTTCACACTTGCTATCTACCTGAGAGGAGCTTAA